The nucleotide sequence TTCAAAAATATAAACAATATAGATGACAACACTACTGATAGATATCTTACTGGAACCTATCCTGTAACAGGTATTACATTAGGAGGAAATCACTATGTAGTTGTGGGACATAGGCACCATAAATATTACAAAAGAGGTAATTTTATCAAAAAGAAAGATTTTGTATACCATGGTGATGCTGTGAGTGTTTTCAAAATAAATAACAAAGGAGCACTTATCCCTCACTCTACTCTAATTGATGATGATAAGACAATGCTTTCTGGGCAAACAAGAATAGAAATCCTAAGGATTAGTGATAAAGAAGCTATTGTTGCGGTAGGAACTAGAGACGACGAAAGTATTCAACTGTGTAAATTAGACGCCGCTGGAATTCTAACTCCTTTACATTATTTAAAAACGGGATATCCAATATATTATGGTTTGAGCTCTTTAAAAATTGACGAGAATCTTTTCTTTGTCGCTGGCTCAGTTAGATTTGATACTAAAAAATTAGTTAGCTATAAAGTATCTCCTGAAAACACGAACACTAATGGAAAGGTTTTAAGACATATAGTTAACCTGAAATTCAAAGAAAATACAAACGAAAAAGAAGTTAGCGAGGCACTTTCGACTTTTGAAAACTTAAAAAATAAAATTCCAGAAATCCAGAATTTAGAATGGGGATTAAACGACAGTACAGAAGGACATAGCAAAGGTTTTAAGTATTGTTTTACCATTACGTTTAAAGATGTTCATGCAAGAGAAATATATCTTTTTCACGAAGCCCATTTACAATTGGTAAGCAAAGTAGGCCCGTTACTAGAGGATGTTTTTATTATGGATTATTGGACTAAGGAATAATAAGTTTAAAGGAGTTATTTCAGGACGGGACACAAAGTAAAAATCTACCCCTCTTTAAATCTTTTTTAAATGAAGGGTGTTTTTTATTCCCATCGATAATTCCTCCTGTACTTTATTAGTACAAACTGAAAAAATGTCATTTTTTTCTAAAAATTTAATAAAATTTTAAATAAAACAACATCTTATTTTTCTCTACAACTTACTTATTGTCATATTGTTAGCTATGGCATTTTCTTTGCGGATTATTAAGTAATTAAAATGATGTTTAACTTAAAAATTTATTATTATGACAATTGTTAGATACCAAAATCAGTTTCCTAGTTTATTTGACAGATTTTTTAATAATGATTTTGACAGTTGGAATAGAGACAATTTTTCAATGACAAACACAACTTTACCTTCTTTGAACATCAAAGAAAATAGTGATGCTTTTTTTGTTGAAGTTGCTGCCCCTGGATTTGAAAAATCAGATTTCAATATTGAACTGAATGATGATTTATTAACCATATCTTCAGAGAAGGAAGTCAAAAATGAGGAAAAAGAGGAAGAAAGAATTACCAAACAAGAATTTAGCTACCAATCTTTTACTCGTTCCATAAGACTACCAGAACTAGTTGAAGAAGATAAAATTCAAGCCAAGTACGACAACGGAATTTTATCAATTACGATCCCAAAAAAAGAAGAAGCTAAACCAAAACCTATAAAAAAAATAGCAATTAAATAATTTGCGTTTCTATAACAACAAAAAACACACAGCTGAAAGTTCATAGATTTGGTAAGCAGACGTAAAGTCTGTATGGTTTTAGCTTTTGTTTAGCCACAGACCTGCCTCGGTAGATAGGTCTGTGGCTTTTTTTATCTTAATGAAAGAAGAAAACTTAATTAGAAATATCCTCTAATCCCCATTTATCCAAACTTCTCAAAATAGCTTCAAGTGATTTTCCTCGTTCAGTTAGTTCATATTCTACTTTTGGTGGCACAACGGGGTATATTTTTCTGGTAATAAGACCATCTTTTTCAAGTTCCCTCACTGTTTGAGTAAACATTTTATTAGAAATTTCAGGAATCATTTTTTGTAATAATCCAGAGCGCAAAGCTCCATCTAATAAATGGAACAAAAGAAGAGGTTTCCATTTGGTACCAATCAAATTCATTGTATAATGCAAAGGACAATTTGTTATTTTACTCAAAATATAATCATTTAAACCATTGATATTCTTAAATTTACTCGTTTTGGTAACTATACCACAATTTGGTAAGTTATTGTCATTAAGGCAAATATAGTCTAATTTTGCAATCTAAATTATATGATATGACAACTAATACAAATTATCCAAAATCATTTTCGCATATTGGAATCACCGTTCCCAGCATTCATCAAGCAGTAAAATTCTATTCAGAAGTAATGGGATGGTATGT is from Flavobacterium sp. NG2 and encodes:
- a CDS encoding Dabb family protein, which encodes MNKIKKNILLGFLLLSTICIAQTIDNPILQRQDFKNTTNNTVTVTNYKKGNTNYLYAGGDSGTIDVFSIDKAGTLTAVSNHKLTNDKGPARGLVADSVDGKDYLFVGNKGANAVEVFKIQNDGSLNRVFVVNDTDQTHLGVVITLQVVHMKQSSYLFVGGLEDNPGLSSFKINSNGSLTHIQSQKDDDKIHTDGIIGMFTHKIKDKTFLYTGGFQDNGVSSFRVYENGTFKNINNIDDNTTDRYLTGTYPVTGITLGGNHYVVVGHRHHKYYKRGNFIKKKDFVYHGDAVSVFKINNKGALIPHSTLIDDDKTMLSGQTRIEILRISDKEAIVAVGTRDDESIQLCKLDAAGILTPLHYLKTGYPIYYGLSSLKIDENLFFVAGSVRFDTKKLVSYKVSPENTNTNGKVLRHIVNLKFKENTNEKEVSEALSTFENLKNKIPEIQNLEWGLNDSTEGHSKGFKYCFTITFKDVHAREIYLFHEAHLQLVSKVGPLLEDVFIMDYWTKE
- a CDS encoding Hsp20/alpha crystallin family protein, with the protein product MTIVRYQNQFPSLFDRFFNNDFDSWNRDNFSMTNTTLPSLNIKENSDAFFVEVAAPGFEKSDFNIELNDDLLTISSEKEVKNEEKEEERITKQEFSYQSFTRSIRLPELVEEDKIQAKYDNGILSITIPKKEEAKPKPIKKIAIK
- a CDS encoding winged helix-turn-helix transcriptional regulator — its product is MNLIGTKWKPLLLFHLLDGALRSGLLQKMIPEISNKMFTQTVRELEKDGLITRKIYPVVPPKVEYELTERGKSLEAILRSLDKWGLEDISN